The proteins below are encoded in one region of Ostrea edulis chromosome 3, xbOstEdul1.1, whole genome shotgun sequence:
- the LOC130053566 gene encoding uncharacterized protein LOC130053566: protein MHLPMDAVACKVIGLYLTTLGLTHFCSSQCVDTRHLNFQRKENSSIGDGHAFKILSNADIWLCMELCYKYTLCRSVDWDRDKTTCRLNVRSATDNPSLLVTKQRNIHVDREHFPEIVAGDCLHHSCNNVSICIRGNCVPTLQDKTCGPLPAVPHAEGTLPFGPFPVGHTHNYTSCSIGYMPSGDPYTSCQDDGKWSDMTFEYKGYLINGKFLFTWYVHSQ, encoded by the exons ATGCATCTTCCTATGGATGCTGTCGCATGTAAGGTAATCGGCCTGTATCTCACGACGCTGGGGCTCACTCACTTCTGTTCTTCCCAGTGTGTTGATACTAGACATTTGAACTTCCAGAGAAAAGAAAACTCCTCCATTGGAGATGGACATGCTTTTAAGATTTTGTCCAATGCTGACATATGGCTTTGCATGGAGTTATGCTACAAGTATACACTGTGTCGCTCAGTTGATTGGGACCGAGACAAAACTACATGCAGATTAAACGTGAGATCCGCCACCGATAATCCCAGTTTACTTGTGACCAAACAACGCAATATCCATGTTGACCGGGAACATTTTCCAGAG ATAGTTGCAGGGGATTGCCTACATCATTCCTGTAATAATGTATCCATTTGCATCCGCGGTAATTGTGTTCCTACATTACAAG ACAAGACCTGTGGGCCTCTCCCCGCCGTCCCTCACGCCGAAGGGACTCTCCCTTTCGGTCCCTTTCCTGTAGGACATACCCACAACTACACATCGTGTTCGATCGGCTACATGCCGTCCGGTGACCCGTACACTTCCTGTCAGGATGATGGGAAATGGTCGGACATGACCTTTGAATACAAAGGTTATTTGATAAATGGCAAGTTTCTATTTACATGGTACGTACATTCTCAATAA
- the LOC125673781 gene encoding uncharacterized protein LOC125673781: protein MNSTAAQDFCSARNMHLVRIETPLEWKILQPLLFGRYWTAGYFTVLSKIDNITAFYWGPWNDKESVIKFFSWAPGQPDDPSIQPNITVNSTGWYDEREDVDIYALCEDDGA from the exons ATGAACTCTACTGCAGCTCAA GATTTCTGTTCCGCCAGAAACATGCATTTGGTCCGTATTGAGACACCGTTGGAATGGAAAATCTTGCAGCCACTTCTTT TCGGTAGGTACTGGACGGCTGGTTACTTCACCGTCTTGAGTAAGATCGACAACATCACAGCCTTCTACTGGGGACCGTGGAATGATAAAGAAAGTGTAATAAAGTTCTTTTCCTGGGCGCCTGGACAGCCAGACGATCCGTCAATTCAGCCCAACATTACAGTTAATAGCACTGGCTGGTATGACGAGAGGGAGGATGTTGATATATACGCACTGTGTGAAGATGACGGGGCATAA